A window of the Mus pahari chromosome 1, PAHARI_EIJ_v1.1, whole genome shotgun sequence genome harbors these coding sequences:
- the LOC110337372 gene encoding olfactory receptor 52E8-like — translation MGEDGNTSIFNLSYSSFLLVGFPGLQEGRPLLVLPLTFLYVSIVSANALVIHTVVAQRSLHQPMYVLIALLLAVNICASTAVMPKMLEGFVHYANPISLRGCLAQMFFIYFTLLLDYNLLLAMALDRYVAICHPLRYTDLMTSHLLGLMATFAITRSLGVAVPLVVLTAKAQFCKTSVIRHFTCEYIALLSIACGDLTFNNRLGLAMRLVTVTFDLALLGTSYTRIIYAAFQISSGGARAKALHTCGSHLLVILTIYLSGLSTSIVFRVAKTVSQDVQNLLSAIYLLLPGALNPLIYGVRTKEIRQHIEKMICGVQSSQDSREKSQNVRGERELPG, via the coding sequence ATGGGTGAGGATGGAAATACCAGCATCTTCAACCTTTCCTACAGCAGCTTCCTCTTGGTGGGCTTCCCTGGATTGCAGGAAGGGCGACCCCTTCTGGTCCTGCCTCTTACCTTTCTCTACGTGTCCATCGTTTCTGCCAATGCCTTAGTCATTCATACGGTGGTGGCCCAACGGAGTCTGCACCAGCCCATGTACGTGCTCATTGCCCTGCTCCTGGCTGTCAACATCTGTGCCTCCACAGCTGTGATGCCTAAAATGCTTGAAGGCTTTGTGCATTATGCAAATCCCATCTCACTCCGTGGCTGCCTCGCACAAATGTTCTTTATCTACTTTACGCTCCTTCTGGACTACAATCTCCTGCTGGCCATGGCTCTAGATCGCTATGTGGCCATTTGCCACCCACTCCGCTATACTGACCTGATGACTTCACACTTACTGGGCCTGATGGCCACTTTTGCGATAACACGGAGCCTAGGAGTAGCAGTGCCCCTAGTGGTACTAACTGCAAAAGCTCAATTCTGCAAGACATCCGTCATAAGACACTTCACTTGCGAGTACATAGCACTGTTGAGCATCGCTTGTGGAGACTTGACCTTCAACAACCGCTTGGGATTGGCTATGCGGTTGGTCACTGTGACTTTTGATCTGGCCTTATTGGGAACCTCCTATACCCGTATCATCTATGCCGCCTTCCAGATCTCTTCTGGGGGAGCCCGAGCCAAGGCCTTACACACTTGTGGCTCCCACTTACTGGTCATCCTCACCATCTACCTTTCTGGTCTTTCCACTTCCATTGTCTTTCGAGTGGCcaagactgtgtctcaagatgTCCAGAACCTACTCAGTGCCATATACCTGCTGCTCCCAGGAGCCTTGAATCCTCTCATTTATGGGGTGAGAACTAAGGAGATCAGGCAACACATAGAGAAAATGATCTGTGGAGTGCAGTCATCCCAAGACAGCAGAGAGAAGTCACAGAAtgtgagaggggagagggaattaCCAGGGTAA
- the LOC110336358 gene encoding olfactory receptor 52K1-like, which yields MSGTYNGTYNESYTSFLLMGFPGMQEARALLVLPFLSLYLVILFTNGLVIHTVASQRSLHQPMYLLIALLLAVNICAATTVLPPMLFSFSTRFNRISLPRCLGQMFCIYFLIVFDCNILLVMALDRYVAICYPLRYPEIVTGQLLAGLVVLAATRSTCIVAPVVVLASRVRFCRSDVIHHFACEHMALMKLSCGDISLNXTXGLXXRXXXXVLDMLLLGASYSRIIHAAFRISSGGARSKALNTCGSHLLVIFTVYSSTMSSSIVYRVARTASQDVHNLLSAFYLLLPCLVNPIIYGARTKEIRQHLVALFQRTRQQVFTEKPQPLPSDRELPG from the coding sequence ATGTCAGGCACCTACAATGGCACCTACAATGAGTCCTACACCAGCTTCCTCCTCATGGgcttcccagggatgcaggaagccAGAGCCCTCCTGGTGCTGCCCTTCCTCAGTCTCTACCTGGTGATCCTCTTCACCAATGGCCTGGTCATCCACACGGTGGCATCCCAGCGCAGCCTGCACCAGCCCATGTACCTGCTCATCGCCCTGCTCCTGGCTGTCAATATCTGTGCTGCCACCACGGTGCTGCCCCCCATGCTCTTCAGCTTCTCCACACGCTTCAACCGCATCTCCCTCCCTCGATGCTTGGGGCAGATGTTCTGCATCTACTTCCTTATTGTCTTTGACTGCAACATCCTCCTGGTCATGGCTCTAGATCGCTATGTGGCTATCTGCTACCCTCTCCGCTACCCAGAAATAGTGACAGGACAGTTACTGGCAGGTCTGGTGGTGTTGGCAGCCACCAGGAGCACATGCATTGTGGCTCCAGTGGTGGTGCTGGCCTCGCGGGTCCGCTTCTGCCGCTCAGATGTGATCCACCACTTTGCCTGTGAGCACATGGCCCTAATGAAACTCTCCTGTGGGGACATCTCGCTGAATAANACGGNGGGACTCNNTNTTCGNANCTTNAANNGAGTCCTGGATATGCTTCTGCTAGGCGCCTCCTACTCCCGCATCATCCATGCTGCCTTCAGGATCTCATCAGGTGGAGCACGGTCCAAAGCCCTGAACACCTGTGGCTCCCACCTGCTGGTCATCTTCACCGTCTACTCCTCCACCATGTCCTCGTCCATTGTCTACCGTGTGGCGCGCACTGCCTCCCAAGATGTGCACAACCTGCTCAGTGCTTTCTACCTGTTGCTCCCATGTCTGGTCAACCCCATCATCTACGGGGCCAGAACCAAGGAAATCAGGCAGCACCTGGTAGCTCTGTTCCAAAGGACTCGGCAACAGGTCTTCACTGAGAAGCCCCAGCCCCTACCCTCGGATAGAGAGCTACCTGGATGA